Genomic DNA from Ornithorhynchus anatinus isolate Pmale09 chromosome 14, mOrnAna1.pri.v4, whole genome shotgun sequence:
ggtcgGAGGGCCAGCCggggacagggttggggagggcaggattGGGGTGTCCGTGAAccatccccccacttccctcgTTGCAGAGCCAAGTCCCGCGTGATGAGCACTGTGCTGCCTGCAGGCGAGGAGCCAATCTGCAGCCCTGTGGCACCTGCCCCCGGGCCTTCCACCTGCAGTGCCTGGACCCCCCCCTGAGAACGGCGCCCAGGGGCCTGTGGGGCTGCCCCACCTGTCAGCAACAGGTATCGTGGGGCGCCGGGGCGAGGGGAATGAGTcaggggcctggagcagaggggtgagggttgggggaagggacaggggaacCGGGAGtcacggaggggaaggggatccaggagaggagagaaggaaaggagaggtgggaggacggTCCGGGGGAGAGCTAAGAAGggcagcagaagggaaaggggtgagaggggaaagaagggtgggagggaggaagtatGATGGCTCACCAATGGGCAGTGTTTCACGACTGTGGATAACCCACAGTGCCGACAGTCCATAGTGCAGACCCACAGGGTGGATAATCCACGGTGAGGAGACCCCACAGTGAGGACAGCCCACAGAGCGGATAATCCACAGCATGAATAACCCACAGTGCAGATGACTCACAGTGCAGATAACCCATGGCACGGACAATTCACGGTGCAAGTGTCAGCGTTGGGGCACAGGCCTCTTGACCATAGAGTGGCCCAGGAGCCAAGCAGCTCTCTTGGCCATTCTAGGGCCAGGCAGGCCTTGGAgctaggtgggggagggggtttgggcCTGCCTCACTCCCTGCCGGTCCCCATTTTCAGGCATTAAAGAAGGAAGATGAGACAGAGCCCTGGACTGGAACTCTGGCCATCGTTCACTCGTACGTCTCCCACAAATCAGGTAGTGATTCCCGCCACCCCCGGAAgccaaggtggggtgggaggaggggcgggcCCCAGGGAGAGCttggggccgggaggtgggaCGGTCAGGGGGATGAACCAGAGGAAGGAGCTTACAAAAGTGCTTCTATAGGCTTGGAGGGGGTCAGATGCTCCAACCTGTCCCCAATCCTGAACCCCAGATTCTATCCACATAGTCCCGCTTCAAAGTCCCCAGAAGCCCCGCAAGGGTTGGAGGGCAGTTGGCAGATGGGCAGACCAGAAGGGGCCTGGGCTTTGGCTActgttctcctctcccagtcacttaattcagcactctgcacacagtagacccccagttcagtcctctgcatgcagacTAGCCGTCCGCCTCCCTGCTCAAAGCAGGCATCCACTACAGCGGTCGGCATGGAGTGCTGTACTAGGCCCTTCCAGAGAGCAGAGTACTCTCTTGGGCActcgagagggtacaatacaagtggaagacccaggtccctgttcattcattcaattgtatatattgagcttttactgcgtgcaaagcaccgtactagttGTTTGGGAGCGTACGATGTAGTAATAAACATTCTTGCCTACAAAgaccttgtggactgggaacacgtctaccaactctgttaaattgaactcttccaagcacttaatacagtggtctgcacactgcaggcgtgcaataaatacgactgatgattgattgggtgggtgggggaggcagtTGGGGTGGCTGACACGAAGGTTGGCCGTTGCTGGCAACTGAAGCCAAGGGGGCCCGAGTTGGCCAGACGAGTGAGCACAAGCAGATGTCTGAGTAGCTCGTGAATGGGGAGATGGGGGGTGTGGGGGctggcgagggaggggagggtcaagGGTCGCGGGGGCCAGGGGACCACTGTCCGCCCACCCCCCGCTCAGCGGCCGGCCCCGTGTTCTGCagccaaagaggaggagaaggagcgccTGGTGGGCAGGGGCGGCGAGCTGCAGAGCCAGCAGCGGCAGCTGGAGGAGCGGGCACGGCTGCTCGGCGGAGCCGTCCAGGTCAGACGCCCAAGCGAcccacccccggggcccggggcccgaggcccagagagactcgCAGCCACGCCCGGGGGCACACAGTGGGTCAGGGTGGAGTCGGGTCTCGGACCCTTGGCGGGTGGTGGGGTAGGGGAAAGCCCAGCGGCGGGGGGTGGGCCCCGCGCTCAGCGCCCCCGTCTCCCCGACAGCGATGCCTGGAGCTCCAGACCGGCCTGCTGGCCCAGCGCAAGGGGGCTCGATCCTCACTGGACCGTCTCCACACCCTCCTCAGGCTGATCCACAGCGACCACATGATCCAGCTCACGATGACGACCaccaccgccgccgcctcctcgtcctcttcctcctcctcctctgccgccacctcctcctcctcctcactgctccCCGGACCCTGGATCaagcccccacccgcccccatgGCCCTGCACAAAGCCTTGCAGCCACCGCAGGCCAGCAACTGACCCGGCCTCCTGCCCACGGGGGGCGGAGCGCGGGGCCGGGTGACCGGCGGGAACTTCGGGTGGCCCCCATCCCCGGCCTGGGCCTCGCAGCTGCTGCGGCGGTGGTGGTGCTGGTGCCGGTGCTGGTGGGGGCGGCGAGGGTGCCCTGCCCAGTTCAGCTGCAGCGCAACACCATCCCCTGCCCAGGAAGAGCATGCTGGCCTGCCCCAGCCTGAGCGTAGGGACGACCCGGATGGAGGAGGGATTGTGGCGGGAGCCCACCGCTCACGGGCAGGTGCCGGATCCCGAGACGGTGGAGCTCATTGACTGACGCAGGTGGGCACGGGCCTGAGGGCAGAGTGGAGGGTGGAAGGGGTCGGGCTGGGAACAGCTGCCCCGAGTCCCCTTAGCCCCCTGCCAGTCCAGTGGCCATCAGCTGGTCTGCCCCGGCTTTTTGCCCAGCCAGCAGGCTCTCATCCCAGGCACTCAAGGAGAAGCCCCGCAGGAGTGTGAGGCTGCAGGGTGCCCCGAGGCCGGCACTGCTGTCAGCGGGCACGGGGCAGAGCAGGATCAACAGGGCTTGGGGATCGGAGGGATTTTCCTGCTGGTGCTGTCgtctgtccgtccatccatccatccgtacaTCCTGGAGTATTTGAACAAGGCTGACTCTGCCAGTGCCCCCCTCTCCGGCTGCACAATTGGGCTCTGCCCCCCTGGAAGTTTGTGTGGGGGGAAGTGGGtttggtggggaaggagccagtgggtggcgactgtgggcaggggatttttACCATTTGATTTTGGGGTTGAGAACCCCTCTTTCTTAAAGAACAGCCAATAGATCTAGTCTGTTTGCTTTCCTTTTCTCGCCTCGCCAGTACAGACACTATGCCAAAAAAGAACTTTACATTTTTGTACTGCGTTTTTATTGTGACGGGTGgaatgtagagggagagagagagagagagagtgaaagagagtgagagagcgagagagcgcgGGTGGCCTCAGGCAGCGCAGACAGACCCTTGGGTGGCATGGACAGACCTTGGGCGGCTGCTAGTGGATCAGGCCCCattcaggggagggagaaaatcccAGAGTTCGGTGGTTGGAGAAGCGGGGCCACCCAGTCCACGCGCTCCGGCATCAGCAGGTTGGCCTGGCCCAGAGAGGGCTCTCAGCCTCTCTTTCACATCAGCATCTCACTCAGTACCAGCACTGCCGCCCACCACACCCCCAGCCAGGCCCCCGggctgtccccctcccccggccggccccgggctccAACTCGCTCGGTGTCGGGGGACCCCTCCACCCATTCTCACAACTCCGGGAGAAACTGTGCAGAACTAGACAAATCTATTTTAATACCCAAACGCTGGGTCGAACCAGATTTTTATATTCTTTTACGGACGAACAAAGAATGGAGAAACACGAGGGAGCAGCTGGACCCCGGGCACTGGGCAGGCGTCCGAACGGGGCCAGGGCCGTGGCTCCCCGGGCACCGGTCAGTCCCCGGGCACTGGCCAGGCGTCCGGATAGGGCCGGGGCAGCCGGTCAGAGGGCAGTGGGGAGCCGTGGCTGAGGCCGAGGGAAGTTCTTGAACTGTTGGAggtgatggagcaggggcctgtccAGAGGATAGTGTGTTGCATAGGAACAAAAAGCAGTGTTTGTCTTAAATATGCCAATGTAGTGTTCTTCTCGATGATGCATTAAACTCGATTGACAGTTCCATAGCTCCGATGACCTTGGTGTCTGTGTCTCGGGGGccactgggatgggggtggggggcagccccCTGTTTGACAGCAGCCTGGCCCATTAAAGGGGTCTCGAGAGGACCCCTTggcctgggtgggggggagggaggatgtaaTGGTGCTGAGGAGGGGGGTGCTGCCTTGCTGCCACCGACAttccatgggggtggggggtagcagACTCCTCACCACCGACGAAGCACATCATCTACCCACAGAAACTGCCAATGGCCATGGGGTCCATGGCCTCGGGAGCCACTTCAGTCTTCCCCACCCACATTGGCCACATATTTTCCTGgttcacttccaggcccatcccacTCGTCCAGGTGACCCCTCAGTGCCAGCCTTCTCCACAGAACGCTCAGCCCTCTGCCCAAGGAGGTGTCCGGAAGCCCCTCAGTAGTTCAAAGATCAAGCCTGGCTTTTCTCTGCACATTCCCTTCTTGCCAACAGGCTGGAGGTCTCTCACTCTCCCTTGCCACCTTTGCCGATGGGCTACCGATCTTTGGTTCCacatattttttttccagcattttcttcctccttaccCTAAGTGGAAAGGCTATGTTCAGAAACGGGAGATCCACCTCCTCTGAACTAGGGAATCTGCTGGATTTCCGATGGAAGGAGTTTCCAGACACAAATAGACAATAAAGCTCTGCTCTGACTCTCGCTGGCACGtttcttatttttaataatggtatttgttaactgttaaccatatgccaagcactgtactaggcgctggggtatatacaagataatcaggttggacccagtccctgtcctatgtggggctcacagtcaatccccattttacagatgaggtaactgaggcacggagaagtgaagtcacttgcccaaggtcacacagcagacaagtggcagagccaggattagaatgcagttcttctgaatcccgggtctctgttctttccactagaccatactgttccCACAGGATGatgattgattagactgtgagcccgttgttgagcagggattgtttctatctgttgccgaagtgtacattccaagcgcttagtacagtgctctgcacaaagtaagcgctcaataaattcgattgaatgaatgaattaaaggctGCACACCACCCAGGGGCCCTGGAAATGCCCCTGACCCTTCCCCCTAAATAGTCACCGCCCATTTGAGCACAATCGAATTCACACGATCAAGCAATAGTGGAGAATGGTGAGATAATTAGACTGTAGTTTAGGCTTGTAagatcatcatgggcagggaatatatctaccgactctgttatgctggaccctcccaagcacttagtacagcgcttggagtgctgtgctctgaacactgtaagtgttcaataaatgccagtgactgattgactgaataggcAAAGAaatcagcatagcctaatggatagagcccggtgggagtcaaaaggccctggggcctaattccagctccccaatttgtctgctgtgggacttggggcaagtcacttggactgtaagctctttgtgggcagggaatgtcacggtttattgtactgtagtttcccaagcgcttagtacagtgctctgctctccataagttctcaataaatacgattgaatgaatgaatgaacttaacttctctgcgcctcagttacctcatctgtaaaatggggattaagacagccccacgtgggacagggactgcgtccaacttgattaccttgtaactaccccagcgcttagtacagtgcctggcacatagtaagcgtttaacagatgccataagaaAGAGGGTCCAGACgtaggggaaagagaaatgatAGAAATACTGTGCTCTTTCACAAGCTTTTGCTTCTGGGGTTTTCTAAGGGCTCTAATCAATAATCACCTCATTAGTCACTGCCTTCTGTGGCCACAACAATGACTCCTTTTGCATTTCAAAGACTTCACAGTAGCACGAAAAATaatgaggaaaaaggaaagaagccCATCTGAGGTGTTTTATTCCTGCCTTTATTCCGTTTGCCTCCAGAAAGGTTTATGAAGTTGTAGCGTCAAACCTCCTAGTTCCAGGATAATGAACGAAGGGTGGGAGGGCCGAGATTTCGGCCCTTGTCCTCGCTTCCTCATCAAAGGCTCTGAGAGGCTCCCGGGCCTATGGACAGGGCGACCCCTCCGCTTCCTGAGCCTGGGGTGGCGACTCTCAGCTCATCTGGGTCCTGATAGGGGGAGGCTGGAGCCGGGGTTTGGAAACAATACCTGACCGAGCTGAAATGCCGCTGTTGATTTGTTTCTTCAGTGAAACGAGGCAGGAATGGGGTTCTTCCCGATTATTCCAGAACTGGTTTGCGTCTGTCCACAGGTGTCCAGCGCTACAGGGGCAGACtccactttctccccttccctttctgctcctcctcttccctctctcctccccttcctcctcattccccagctcctttccctcctctctctgctcctccgcctctctcctttctctcctccccctcctttcctctcgaCCATGtcaatccccaccttcaaagtactaACTgtattgaatagtaataatactggtgatgtgttaagcacttactatgtgccatgcactgggcaGAGGCCTCTACAggataattagatcggacacagcccccaacccgaagggagaggaggagggctctCTGGCAAAGCCCTGTGGGTGGCATCCGAAAGCGCTAAGATCCAGATTTGGGGAATGGCTGGAGTGAGGGGGAGTTGGAGAATGGTAATTCCTAGTCCCTGCGGTTcattctcgtctctctcactgtgGGCCCCTCACCTTCAACCGCCCTCCagcctccaactcccttccccttgatagcagacagaccacccctctttccaccttcaaagctctcagtacagcaGCTCTCCACCCCGCAAGGcgcccagtacagagctctgctccaaGTAGGTGGCCAGAGCATAACCCACTTCCACCTGAGGGCCCAGCATGATACCGTCTGCACACTGGGGAGAAGCAGATCCTGAGTGGTGTCTCCACCAGTGGGATTTAATTGAAATTTCCACAGGAAATCCAGGAGTTTCTGTTACAGGGGGACACAGGCCCGGGACGATCTTCCTTCGAAACAGGTTGGGAGCAGAAGGAACTGCGTAAACACGCGAAACTTCAGGGGCGCCTCTCTCCAGGGCAGGGCTCCCGTAGGCCCGAGCTGTAGGCCGGACCGGGGGGCAGGAGCCGGGCCGGCTGTCGACGGGCCGGGGGACAGCTGTCCACCCTCCGTCCTGCTTCCTTCGTGGCCCGGGTCTGGgcaccggagggagggaggatcccTGGGGCTGCGTGGGGGTGAAACGCCGGGGTCCGGTGCTCCCTGGGAGACCTGGGTGTTTCCTGCATCCATCTCTGCCTGTTGGTCCACCGCAggtgcccagtacggtgctctgcccacagcaggtgctcagtacagtgctctgcccacagcaggtgtccagaacggtgctctgcccacagcaggtgcccagtatggtgctctgctgttccccccaccccaacccacggTGCACCCACAGGTCGGCGTCTCCGTGCGTCGGCCGAGCTGTATGCACATGGGTGCGGACTAGAGTCCGGCCGGGGCCGTCCTTCACACGACGCTCTGCCGACCCCCATCCAGGCAGACCCCCGCCGGGCCGGACCGGCCCCGGCTGAAGTCGATGAAGATCCCCTCGGCGTCCGAGTCGAGGGACTCCAGGATGCGATCCACGGCGAGCTCGGGGCTGGAGgacggagccgggcccggggccgggtcccggggtgggtcggggtcggggtcccgGCCGTGGCCtccggggtccgggccgggcggggcggggggcgggcggggcaggGCCTGGAGCTCCGGGCAGGACGCCATCTCGGACAGGGAGCGCTTCCTGCCGGCCGGGCCGCAGTTGGGCACCGGGCCCTCGGCCTCGAACTCCACGACGGGCATTAGCAGCGGGTGGTTGTAGCTCTTGGAGCGGCTCACTGCGCTCTTGGCCAACGCCTCGCCGGGCTTGGGGCGGCGGGAGAACCGATTCTCTGCCAACAGGCCCGACAACGCGGTTACCCGAGGTCGGGCCCAAGGGGCAAGTGGGGAGGGACCGGCTGTCCTCACCGGCCACCTCTCCGTAGGCCCCAGGTCCCAATCCGGCCCCTGCCAACCCGGCCACCCGCCTTGGACTGCCCGCCACCCACAGCCCCAGCCTGGACTCACCTAAGAGGCAGGAGTGTGTGAAGGGTCCGTCTCTCGAGTAGAGTCCGTAGGTGCCCAGGTAGGGGGAAACCACTTTCTGGACCAGCGCCTCCAGTTTCAGGTACTCCTCCGTGACGCCCTGGGACTCATGCACCCCCTGGAGTAGAGAAACCAGGCGGCGGTCAATCCGTGGGGGAGTCCAAATTACCGCCCCGGCCACCTCCCTGCCATGGCACACGGACATCCAGGCTCCATCCTGCTGGACCTGTGGATAATGTACAACCCAGGCCAGCCCACACTtcgactctccccctctccactcctgactctcctccagtgacccagcacggacctccaacacccgactctcccctctccatccctgactctcctccagtgacccagcgtggaccatccaacacccctgactcacccctctccattcctgactttcccctctccattcctgattctcccccagtgaacCAACACAGACcatcaacacccct
This window encodes:
- the PRR5 gene encoding proline-rich protein 5, which codes for MVILRDKVHFYEGQKLLDSLAETWEFFFGHALPTLQAIFYPVQGKEPPLRQRALLHFRDIIALNVRLDDALARPRARVPPAVIQMLLVLQGVHESQGVTEEYLKLEALVQKVVSPYLGTYGLYSRDGPFTHSCLLENRFSRRPKPGEALAKSAVSRSKSYNHPLLMPVVEFEAEGPVPNCGPAGRKRSLSEMASCPELQALPRPPPAPPGPDPGGHGRDPDPDPPRDPAPGPAPSSSPELAVDRILESLDSDAEGIFIDFSRGRSGPAGVCLDGGRQSVV